Proteins found in one Betaproteobacteria bacterium genomic segment:
- the apbC gene encoding iron-sulfur cluster carrier protein ApbC, producing MTINRDQVESALDHVINPDTGASFVAGKMVKDIRIEGDAVNVEIVLGYPARTVTESVRQSVADAVRALPGVGSVAVTVTSKVVAHSVQRGVKLVPNVKNIVAVASGKGGVGKSTVAVNLALGLAAEGASVGVLDADIYGPSQPTMLGIRGRPESRDGKSIEPMVGHGVQAMSIGFLIDTETPMVWRGPMVTQALQQLLNETRWRDIDYLVVDLPPGTGDIQLTLAQSVPVTGAVIVTTPQDIALLDARKGLKMFEKVNIPILGIVENMSAHICPNCGHESHIFGEGGAERMAQDYKVEVLGQVPLDIGIREQADSGQPTVVAAPDSRAAVIYRQIARRVAIRIADRQQDHSAAFPKIVVQNT from the coding sequence GTGACCATTAACCGCGATCAAGTCGAGTCCGCACTCGACCATGTCATCAACCCGGATACGGGTGCAAGTTTCGTTGCCGGCAAGATGGTGAAGGACATCCGGATCGAGGGCGACGCCGTCAACGTCGAGATCGTCCTGGGCTATCCGGCCAGGACCGTCACCGAGAGCGTGCGCCAATCGGTTGCCGACGCGGTGCGCGCGCTCCCCGGCGTGGGCAGTGTCGCCGTAACCGTGACGAGCAAGGTGGTGGCGCACTCGGTACAGCGTGGGGTGAAGCTGGTCCCTAATGTGAAGAACATCGTCGCGGTTGCCTCGGGCAAGGGCGGCGTCGGCAAAAGCACGGTGGCGGTGAACCTCGCGCTGGGGCTCGCGGCCGAAGGCGCTTCGGTCGGGGTGCTGGACGCGGATATCTACGGCCCGTCGCAACCGACCATGCTCGGCATCCGCGGGCGGCCGGAGTCGCGCGACGGCAAGTCGATCGAGCCGATGGTCGGCCACGGCGTGCAGGCGATGTCGATCGGTTTCCTGATCGATACCGAGACGCCGATGGTGTGGCGCGGGCCGATGGTCACGCAGGCCTTGCAGCAGCTACTGAACGAGACCCGCTGGCGTGATATCGACTATCTCGTGGTCGACCTGCCGCCGGGTACCGGCGACATTCAGCTGACGCTTGCGCAGAGCGTGCCGGTGACCGGCGCGGTTATCGTGACCACGCCGCAGGACATCGCGCTGCTCGATGCCCGCAAGGGGCTCAAGATGTTCGAGAAGGTGAACATCCCGATCCTCGGCATCGTAGAGAACATGAGCGCGCACATCTGCCCGAATTGCGGGCACGAATCGCACATCTTCGGCGAAGGCGGGGCCGAGCGCATGGCGCAGGACTACAAGGTCGAGGTCCTGGGTCAGGTGCCGCTCGACATCGGCATCCGGGAGCAGGCCGATTCGGGTCAGCCCACCGTCGTGGCCGCGCCGGACTCGCGTGCCGCGGTGATCTACCGCCAGATCGCGCGCCGGGTGGCGATCCGCATCGCGGACAGGCAGCAGGATCACTCCGCGGCGTTTCCGAAGATCGTGGTCCAGAATACTTGA
- the metG gene encoding methionine--tRNA ligase: protein MSRTILVTSALPYANGAIHLGHLIEYIQTDIWVRFQRMQGAEVIYVCADDTHGTPIMLRAEAEGVTPEALITRVYGEHTRDFAGFLVSFDNYHTTNSPENRAYCEEIYLRLKERGLIDVRSVEQFFDPVKSMFLPDRYIKGECPKCGAKDQYGDSCEVCGSTYSPTDLKNPYSVVSGAAPVRKASEHHFFKLSDPRCEAFLRAWTQGGEHLQPEAGNKMKEWLGEQGDNKLADWDISRDPPYFGFEIPGTDGAKFFYVWLDAPVGYFASFRNYCDRAGKSQAEIDAFLRPGATTELVHFIGKDILYFHALFWPAMLEHAGYRTPSKVFAHGFLTVNGEKMSKSRGTFITAQSYLELGLNPEWLRYYYAAKLGSTMEDIDLNLDDFVARVNSDLVGKYVNIASRCAGFISKRFDGYLHADAAGVRRELDSITVDGSKLIEADLIADTGPMSVHAVASYLSLYFNSREYGKAVRLAMAYAGSVNQYYDRAQPWKLGKSAEDSDRLQLVCTVALNAFRCLSIFLQPVLPALSAKAAQFLNADAFSMFNEAVDILPAGHRIGAYQHLMTRIDPKQVTALVEANKESLLPSPSGRGAGGEGKLQRKQSLPEDLLGYARRLRTEQTDAENLMWLLLRDRRLAGTKFRRRHPIEAEGNRYILDFYSAEAKLAIELDGSQHAQNDYDQARDSALKRAGIEVIRFWDNEVLQQTEPVLERIWTTLMDKVPSPPTPLPEGEASKKAGGGKSPSPPAPLPEGEGSKTGADAPITIDDFAKLDLRVARIARAEHVEGADKLLKLTLDVGSLGTRTVFAGIKSAYEPAQLDGRLTVMVANLAPRKMKFGVSEGMILAASDENGGPFLLAVDEGAKPGMKAK, encoded by the coding sequence ATGTCGCGCACAATCCTGGTCACGTCCGCGCTGCCGTACGCAAACGGCGCGATCCACCTCGGACACCTGATCGAGTACATCCAGACCGATATCTGGGTGCGCTTCCAGCGCATGCAAGGTGCCGAGGTGATCTATGTCTGCGCCGACGACACCCATGGCACCCCGATCATGCTGCGCGCGGAAGCCGAAGGCGTCACCCCCGAAGCGTTGATAACGCGTGTCTACGGCGAGCATACGCGCGATTTCGCCGGCTTCCTGGTGAGCTTCGACAACTACCACACGACCAACTCGCCGGAAAACCGCGCTTACTGCGAGGAGATCTATCTGCGCCTGAAGGAGCGGGGACTGATCGACGTGCGCTCGGTCGAGCAGTTCTTCGATCCGGTGAAGTCCATGTTCCTGCCCGATCGCTACATCAAGGGCGAGTGCCCCAAGTGCGGGGCGAAGGACCAGTACGGCGATTCGTGCGAAGTCTGCGGCTCCACCTACAGTCCCACCGATCTGAAGAACCCGTACTCGGTCGTCTCCGGCGCCGCTCCGGTGCGCAAAGCTTCCGAGCACCATTTCTTCAAGCTCTCGGATCCGAGGTGCGAGGCGTTCCTGCGCGCCTGGACGCAAGGCGGCGAGCACCTGCAGCCCGAAGCCGGCAACAAGATGAAGGAATGGTTGGGCGAGCAGGGCGACAACAAGCTCGCCGACTGGGATATTTCGCGCGACCCGCCCTACTTCGGCTTCGAGATCCCCGGCACCGACGGAGCCAAGTTCTTCTATGTCTGGCTCGATGCGCCGGTCGGCTATTTCGCGAGCTTCCGCAACTATTGCGACCGCGCGGGAAAATCGCAGGCCGAGATCGATGCGTTCCTGCGCCCCGGCGCCACGACCGAGCTGGTCCATTTCATCGGCAAGGACATCCTCTACTTCCATGCCCTGTTCTGGCCCGCGATGCTCGAACACGCCGGCTACCGTACGCCGAGCAAGGTTTTCGCCCACGGTTTTCTCACCGTGAACGGCGAGAAGATGTCCAAGTCGCGCGGCACGTTCATCACCGCGCAGAGCTATCTGGAGCTGGGCCTCAATCCCGAATGGTTGCGCTACTACTACGCCGCCAAGCTTGGGTCCACGATGGAGGACATCGATCTCAACCTCGACGATTTCGTTGCGCGCGTGAACAGCGACCTGGTCGGCAAGTACGTCAACATCGCCAGCCGCTGCGCGGGCTTCATTTCCAAGCGCTTCGACGGCTACCTTCATGCGGATGCTGCGGGGGTTCGACGCGAGCTGGATAGCATCACTGTAGACGGCTCCAAACTGATTGAAGCGGACCTGATCGCTGATACCGGACCCATGTCAGTGCACGCCGTTGCGAGCTATCTCTCTCTTTACTTCAACAGCCGTGAATATGGGAAAGCGGTACGGCTTGCAATGGCTTACGCGGGCAGCGTAAACCAGTATTACGATCGCGCTCAACCATGGAAGCTTGGAAAATCTGCAGAGGATTCAGACCGACTGCAACTCGTTTGTACAGTTGCGTTGAATGCCTTTCGGTGCTTGAGCATCTTCTTGCAGCCCGTCTTGCCGGCTCTATCGGCCAAAGCTGCTCAGTTCCTGAATGCAGATGCATTCTCCATGTTCAACGAGGCCGTTGACATTTTGCCTGCAGGCCACCGTATTGGTGCATATCAACATCTGATGACCCGGATCGATCCGAAGCAGGTGACAGCCTTAGTCGAAGCGAATAAGGAGTCCCTGCTCCCCTCTCCCTCCGGGAGAGGGGCCGGGGGTGAGGGAAAGCTTCAACGCAAACAGTCCCTTCCCGAGGACTTGCTCGGCTACGCACGCAGGCTTCGCACCGAACAGACCGACGCCGAGAATCTGATGTGGTTGCTGCTGCGCGATCGACGATTGGCAGGCACGAAGTTTCGCCGCCGACATCCGATCGAAGCCGAAGGAAACCGATACATCCTGGATTTTTATAGCGCGGAAGCGAAGCTCGCCATCGAACTCGACGGCAGTCAGCATGCGCAGAACGATTACGACCAGGCTCGGGACTCGGCGCTGAAACGCGCAGGGATCGAGGTCATTCGATTCTGGGACAACGAGGTGTTGCAGCAAACCGAGCCGGTTCTGGAAAGGATATGGACGACGCTTATGGATAAAGTACCCTCACCCCCGACACCTCTCCCGGAAGGAGAGGCGAGCAAGAAAGCAGGCGGTGGCAAATCTCCCTCACCCCCAGCCCCTCTCCCGGAGGGAGAGGGGAGCAAGACAGGCGCCGATGCGCCCATAACGATCGACGACTTCGCCAAGCTCGACCTGCGCGTGGCGCGCATCGCCAGGGCCGAGCATGTCGAAGGCGCGGACAAACTCCTCAAGCTCACGCTCGACGTGGGCAGCCTCGGAACGCGCACGGTGTTCGCCGGCATCAAGTCGGCTTACGAGCCCGCGCAGCTCGACGGCCGCCTGACCGTGATGGTCGCCAACCTTGCGCCGCGCAAGATGAAGTTCGGCGTCTCGGAGGGTATGATCCTCGCGGCCAGCGACGAGAACGGCGGACCGTTCCTGCTCGCGGTCGACGAAGGCGCCAAGCCCGGTATGAAAGCCAAATAG
- a CDS encoding dCTP deaminase produces MSIKSDRWIRRMAESHGMIEPFEPGQVKAVDGQRIVSYGTSSYGYDLRCSNEFKLFTNLNSTIVDPKAFDEKSFVDVRGDHCIIPPNSFALARTVEYFRIPRNVLVLCLGKSTYARCGIIVNVTPLEPEWEGHVTLEFSNTTPLPAKIYANEGVAQVVFLEAAADDVCETSYRDRGGKYQGQRGVTLPKI; encoded by the coding sequence ATGAGCATCAAGTCCGACCGCTGGATCCGCCGCATGGCCGAGTCCCACGGCATGATCGAGCCGTTCGAGCCGGGGCAGGTGAAGGCGGTCGACGGCCAGCGCATCGTCTCCTACGGCACCTCGAGCTACGGCTACGACCTGCGCTGCTCGAACGAATTCAAGCTTTTCACCAACCTCAACAGCACCATCGTCGACCCCAAGGCGTTCGACGAGAAGTCCTTCGTCGACGTGCGCGGCGATCATTGCATCATCCCGCCAAACTCCTTCGCCCTGGCACGCACGGTCGAGTATTTCCGCATTCCGCGTAACGTCCTGGTCCTGTGCCTGGGCAAGTCGACCTATGCCCGTTGCGGCATCATCGTCAACGTCACGCCCCTGGAGCCCGAGTGGGAAGGCCACGTGACGCTGGAGTTCTCCAACACCACGCCGCTGCCGGCCAAGATCTACGCCAACGAAGGGGTGGCGCAGGTCGTGTTCCTGGAAGCGGCGGCCGACGACGTGTGCGAGACCTCCTATCGCGACCGCGGCGGCAAGTACCAGGGCCAGCGCGGCGTCACGTTGCCGAAGATCTGA
- a CDS encoding mandelate racemase/muconate lactonizing enzyme family protein — translation MRIERIEAEAIAIPLTRDFGGSTYHVTRRCTVITRVYSEDGLVAEVYNGDNRDSAPHIARMITEKLAPLVLGEDPFAVERLWQKLFTQTIAAGDRKLLLEAIACIDCALWDLMGKSLGKPVRDLLGGFCDELPIISIGGYYVEGKTFADIGREMQMYRDAGMAGCKFKVGGLAPTEDAKRVAAARKAAGGDFILAVDANRGWDVEHAIRFAHLVEPLDIRWFEEPCHWYDDAAMMARVRAATSIPITAGQSEITSHGVRRLIDAGAVDLVNYDVSEGGGVTDWRRAAAICGAAGVKMAHHEESQISIQLLTAIPHGTYVECFADPERDPVWQSVWCNRPTAKNGFFTLPEGSGFGIELDRKLVAKYRSA, via the coding sequence ATGCGAATCGAACGCATCGAAGCCGAGGCGATCGCGATCCCCCTCACGCGCGATTTCGGCGGCAGCACCTATCACGTCACCCGCCGCTGCACGGTGATCACCCGCGTCTACTCCGAAGACGGTCTCGTCGCTGAGGTGTACAACGGCGACAACCGCGATTCAGCGCCGCACATCGCGCGCATGATCACCGAGAAGCTCGCACCGCTCGTCCTCGGCGAGGATCCGTTCGCGGTGGAGCGGCTGTGGCAGAAGCTTTTCACGCAGACGATCGCGGCCGGCGATCGGAAGCTCCTGCTGGAGGCGATCGCATGCATCGATTGCGCCCTGTGGGACCTCATGGGCAAGTCGCTCGGCAAGCCCGTGCGCGACCTTCTCGGCGGCTTTTGTGACGAGTTGCCGATCATTTCCATCGGCGGCTACTACGTCGAAGGCAAGACCTTTGCCGACATCGGACGCGAGATGCAGATGTATCGCGACGCGGGCATGGCCGGCTGCAAGTTCAAGGTCGGAGGGCTTGCGCCGACGGAGGATGCCAAGCGGGTGGCGGCGGCGCGCAAGGCCGCGGGCGGGGATTTCATCCTGGCGGTGGACGCCAACCGCGGCTGGGACGTCGAGCACGCGATCCGCTTCGCACACCTGGTCGAACCGCTCGACATCCGCTGGTTCGAAGAGCCGTGCCACTGGTACGACGACGCCGCCATGATGGCGCGCGTGCGGGCGGCCACGAGCATTCCGATCACGGCCGGCCAGAGCGAGATCACCAGCCACGGCGTGCGCCGTCTCATCGACGCGGGCGCGGTCGACCTCGTCAACTACGACGTCTCGGAAGGCGGCGGGGTCACCGACTGGCGTCGGGCGGCAGCGATTTGCGGCGCGGCGGGTGTCAAGATGGCGCACCACGAAGAATCGCAGATCTCGATCCAGTTGCTGACCGCGATCCCGCACGGCACCTATGTCGAATGCTTCGCCGACCCCGAGCGCGATCCGGTCTGGCAGAGCGTCTGGTGCAACCGGCCGACGGCGAAGAACGGCTTTTTCACGCTGCCCGAGGGCAGCGGCTTCGGCATCGAGCTCGATCGCAAACTGGTCGCCAAATATCGCTCGGCATGA